A part of Podarcis muralis chromosome 13, rPodMur119.hap1.1, whole genome shotgun sequence genomic DNA contains:
- the LOC114583325 gene encoding olfactory receptor 4D5-like: MMEAENSTTVREFVFLGLTSKPEVKVLLFAFFLAVYGTTMLGNLLIVSLVAYAPILHTPMYFLLGNLSFLDFCYSSITAPKMLAGFLSKTNTISYVGCICQIFFFHFIGGIKIFLLVIMAYDRYIAIFCPLRYMVIMNGAVCGGLMCASWTGGFVHSIIQVAIITQLPFCGPNKLDNFYCDVPQVVKLACTNTFVVELLMVSNSGLVTLMCFVVLLVSYSILLAKLRSGSAPNRSKAISTCASHVTVVTLIFGPCIYIYIHPFHSFPMDKAISVLYTVITPILNPFIYTLRNKDFKVALEKLKGKKQKKLTP; encoded by the coding sequence ATGATGGAAGCAGAGAACAGCACCACTGTGAGAGAGTTTGTATTTCTTGGGCTGACCAGCAAGCCAGAAGTGAAGGTCCTCTTGTTTGCTTTCTTCTTGGCTGTATATGGCACAACCATGCTGGGCAACCTCTTAATCGTTAGCCTAGTGGCTTATGCACCTATCCTCCATACCCCTATGTACTTCCTCTTAGGAAACCTCTCATTCCTTGATTTCTGCTACTCTAGCATAACTGCTCCTAAAATGTTGGCCGGTTTCCTATCAAAGACCAACACCATCTCTTATGTGGGCTGCATTTGCcagatcttcttcttccacttcatTGGCGGCATCAAGATCTTCCTTCTTGTCATAATGGCCTATGACCGTTACATTGCCATCTTCTGCCCATTGCGCTACATGGTCATCATGAATGGGGCAGTGTGTGGTGGCCTGATGTGTGCCTCCTGGACTGGTGGCTTTGTCCACTCCATCATCCAAGTGGCCATTATTACCCAGTTGCCCTTTTGTGGCCCCAACAAGCTGGACAACTTCTACTGTGATGTGCCACAGGTGGTCAAACTGGCTTGTACTAATACCTTCGTGGTGGAGCTACTCATGGTATCCAACAGTGGCCTCGTGACTTTAATGTGCTTTGTGGTGTTGCTTGTGTCGTACTCCATCCTTCTGGCCAAGCTCAGATCAGGGTCTGCACCCAACCGGAGCAAAGCTATCTCCACCTGTGCTTCCCATGTCACTGTAGTGACCCTGATTTTTGGGCCTTGCATCTACATTTACATCCATCCCTTCCACAGCTTCCCCATGGACAAAGCCATCTCCGTTCTCTATACTGTCATCACTCCCATCTTGAACCCTTTCATTTATACCCTGAGGAACAAAGATTTCAAAGTTGCATTAGAAAAGCTCAAgggaaagaagcaaaagaaattgACTCCCTGA